The DNA region TCACCGGGCTGGCGATGGTGATCACGAACAGTTGGCCGGTGGAACGCATGTCCAGTTCGACGGCGATCTCGACATCGTCGGCACCGAAGCCCTGGCCGGCGAAATCCTGGTAGGCCCTGGTCTCGAACTCCTCGACCACCGAGTTGAACACCGAGTAGTCCGACAGCACCTGCTTGATCAACGGGTTGAACAACACCTGCCAGACCGACTGCTCGTAGATGTGCAGGCGCTCGAGGCCGGCGGCACCGGTCGCGGAAAACACCTCGCTGTGCGGGGGAACCACGACCTCGCTGGCATTGAGGGAGCCCGCGTAGCCGCAGGCGTGTAGCGGTCCGCCACCGCCGAAGGAGAACACGGTGAACTCGCGGGGGTCGTAGCCCTTGACGGTGATCGATTTGAACAGCTCCGAGCCCATCGCCTCGTCGACGACGCGGCGGATCCGCAACGCTGCCTCGGAGACCGAAATACCGAGGGGCTTGGCGATCCGTCGTTCGATGGCGCGCTCGGCTCGACGCAGGTCGAGCGGCAACTCACCGCCGTGGTACCGCTTGGGATCGAGGTAACCCAGTACCAGGTCGGCATCGGTGACCGTGGGCTCGGTGCCGCCCTGCCCGTAGCAGGCCGGACCGGGGTCTGAACCCGCGGACTCGGGACCGACCACCACGCCGGCCACCGGGTCCAGACGTGCGATGGACCCGCCGCCCGCGCCGATGGCCGAGATGTCCATCATCGGCACCTGAACGCGCCAGCGGTCGATGACCGGATTGAAATCGTAGAACCGCACCGATCCGGCAACCACCATGCCGACGTCGAAGGACGTGCCACCCATGTCGGTGGTCACCACTCGGTCGAAGCCATGTGCGGCGGCGACATGGCGCGACCCGTACAGGCCGGACACCGGGCCGGCGTGCACGGTATGGATCGGGGTGGTGGCGGCCAGCGTGCCCATGCCGCCACTGTTGTGCACCAACAGCAATTCACCGCGGTAGCCGCGCCGCCGCAACTCGTCACGAAGACGGGACAACCGGTCTGCGGTGAACCGGTGCAAGTAGGCATTGATGGTCGCGGTCATGGCACGGGCGTACTCACCAGACCGCCGCGAAATCTCGTGCGTCAAGATCACCGGAAAACGGCCAAGATACGTAGTCGGATACTCACTTTCGATGACTTCGCGCACCCGCAACTCGTGTTCGGGATTGACATGCGAATTCAGCAGGGACACCACGAAGCCACGTACCCCCTGGTCCACGAGGTCCTGTACGCGGTCTGCGACTTCGTCGTCGCGCAACGGGATGAGGATCCGTCCGTATGCGTCGACGCGCTCGGTCAACACCGCGATGTGCTCCGGCTCGATCAGCGGTTCAGGTCGGCGGGCCCGCGGTAGGTCACGGGTGACCTGCGCGGGAAGACCGTCAGCCCACTGCCGGCAGCGCCCGATCGGCACGGTGTCCTCGTGACCTGCCGTCGTCAGTAGGCCCAGTCGGGGGCC from Mycobacterium sp. SMC-4 includes:
- a CDS encoding hydantoinase/oxoprolinase family protein → MEINVDIGGTFTDCVATGDWPTGPRTAKALTTHHDLSLGFFRAIEAIAATVGRDTDGLLAETETIRYATTLGTNALIERNGPRLGLLTTAGHEDTVPIGRCRQWADGLPAQVTRDLPRARRPEPLIEPEHIAVLTERVDAYGRILIPLRDDEVADRVQDLVDQGVRGFVVSLLNSHVNPEHELRVREVIESEYPTTYLGRFPVILTHEISRRSGEYARAMTATINAYLHRFTADRLSRLRDELRRRGYRGELLLVHNSGGMGTLAATTPIHTVHAGPVSGLYGSRHVAAAHGFDRVVTTDMGGTSFDVGMVVAGSVRFYDFNPVIDRWRVQVPMMDISAIGAGGGSIARLDPVAGVVVGPESAGSDPGPACYGQGGTEPTVTDADLVLGYLDPKRYHGGELPLDLRRAERAIERRIAKPLGISVSEAALRIRRVVDEAMGSELFKSITVKGYDPREFTVFSFGGGGPLHACGYAGSLNASEVVVPPHSEVFSATGAAGLERLHIYEQSVWQVLFNPLIKQVLSDYSVFNSVVEEFETRAYQDFAGQGFGADDVEIAVELDMRSTGQLFVITIASPVKRLNSETDVAAVIRAYFAEYGDRFGDLALTREVGISIDAIRLRAWIPRPAAQPVQRVGTAGADGSAWTGSRRCVWRDGPADTDLYAYAALEAGQRINGPAVIESADTTIVVEPGWSGEMDPYGFFRMRQENVR